From the Perognathus longimembris pacificus isolate PPM17 chromosome 9, ASM2315922v1, whole genome shotgun sequence genome, one window contains:
- the Mtrf1l gene encoding peptide chain release factor 1-like, mitochondrial isoform X1 codes for MRCRLLWGAARCLRAGRSPGPPRRALSCGSPQLEELFARGGPLRTFLDRPEAQFPGRGPELVAAARLLSERERELRETEALLRDENEDLRKLAENEIALCQKEISQLKHQIVLLLVPSEETDENDLILEVTAGVGGQEAMLFTAEMFDMYQQYASFKRWHFEILEYFQSEIGGLRHASASIGGPDAYKHMKYEGGVHRVQRVPKTEKQGRIHTSTMTVAILPQPTEINLVINPKDLRIDTKRASGAGGQHVNTTDSAVRILHLPTGIVSECQQERSQLQNKETAMKKLRAKLYSMHLEEETSKRYNARKVQVGTKARSEKIRTYNFPQNRVTDHRINKSLHNLEAFMQGDCLLDELIQSLKDYADYESLVEIISKKD; via the exons ATGCGTTGCCGGCTTCTGTGGGGCGCTGCCCGGTGTCTGCGCGCCGGCCGgtcgcccggcccgccccgccgggcCCTCAGCTGCGGCAGTCCGCAGCTGGAGGAGTTGTTCGCCCGCGGCGGGCCCTTGAGGACCTTCCTGGATCGCCCGGAAGCCCAGTTCCCGGGCCGGGGGCCCGAGTTGGTGGCTGCGGCCCGGCTCCTGAGCGAGAGAGAGCGGGAGCTGCGCGAGACCGAGGCCCTGCTGCGCG ATGAGAATGAAGATCTACGGAAACTTGCGGAAAATGAAATAGCTTTGTGTCAAAAGGAAATAAGTCAGTTGAAGCACCAG ATTGTCTTACTTTTGGTTCCCTCAGAAGAAACAGATGAAAATGATCTGATCCTGGAGGTAACTGCAGGAGTTGGGGGTCAGGAGGCAATGTTGTTTACCGCAGAGATGTTTGATATGTATCAGCAATATGCTTCATTTAAAAGATGGCATTTTGAAATCCTGGAATACTTTCAAAGTGAAATAG GTGGCCTTAGACATGCGTCTGCCAGCATTGGGGGACCAGACGCCTATAAACACATGAAGTATGAAGGAGGGGTGCACAGAGTACAACGAGTGCCAAAAACTGAGAAGCAAGGCCGCATCCATACCAGCACCATGACAGTGGCAATCTTGCCCCAACCTACTGAG ATTAATCTGGTGATTAATCCTAAAGACTTGAGAATTGACACTAAACGAGCCAGTGGAGCTGGGGGTCAGCATGTAAACACCACAGACAGTGCTGTCCGCATACTTCATCTTCCAACAG GTATTGTTTCTGAGTGTCAACAGGAGAGATCACAactgcaaaacaaagaaacagctaTGAAAAAGCTGCGTGCAAAGCTGTACAGCATGCATCTGGAGGAAGAAACAAGTAAAAGATATAATGCTAGGAAAGTCCAG GTTGGAACTAAagcaaggtcagagaaaataagaacATACAATTTTCCACAGAACCGGGTCACAGATCATAGAATAAACAAATCTCTGCACAATCTGGAAGCTTTTATGCAAGGAGACTGTCTGCTGGATGAACTCATACAGTCACTGAAGGACTATGCTGATTATGAATCCTTAGTAGAAATAATTTCCAAAAAAGACTAA
- the Mtrf1l gene encoding peptide chain release factor 1-like, mitochondrial isoform X2, which translates to MLFTAEMFDMYQQYASFKRWHFEILEYFQSEIGGLRHASASIGGPDAYKHMKYEGGVHRVQRVPKTEKQGRIHTSTMTVAILPQPTEINLVINPKDLRIDTKRASGAGGQHVNTTDSAVRILHLPTGIVSECQQERSQLQNKETAMKKLRAKLYSMHLEEETSKRYNARKVQVGTKARSEKIRTYNFPQNRVTDHRINKSLHNLEAFMQGDCLLDELIQSLKDYADYESLVEIISKKD; encoded by the exons ATGTTGTTTACCGCAGAGATGTTTGATATGTATCAGCAATATGCTTCATTTAAAAGATGGCATTTTGAAATCCTGGAATACTTTCAAAGTGAAATAG GTGGCCTTAGACATGCGTCTGCCAGCATTGGGGGACCAGACGCCTATAAACACATGAAGTATGAAGGAGGGGTGCACAGAGTACAACGAGTGCCAAAAACTGAGAAGCAAGGCCGCATCCATACCAGCACCATGACAGTGGCAATCTTGCCCCAACCTACTGAG ATTAATCTGGTGATTAATCCTAAAGACTTGAGAATTGACACTAAACGAGCCAGTGGAGCTGGGGGTCAGCATGTAAACACCACAGACAGTGCTGTCCGCATACTTCATCTTCCAACAG GTATTGTTTCTGAGTGTCAACAGGAGAGATCACAactgcaaaacaaagaaacagctaTGAAAAAGCTGCGTGCAAAGCTGTACAGCATGCATCTGGAGGAAGAAACAAGTAAAAGATATAATGCTAGGAAAGTCCAG GTTGGAACTAAagcaaggtcagagaaaataagaacATACAATTTTCCACAGAACCGGGTCACAGATCATAGAATAAACAAATCTCTGCACAATCTGGAAGCTTTTATGCAAGGAGACTGTCTGCTGGATGAACTCATACAGTCACTGAAGGACTATGCTGATTATGAATCCTTAGTAGAAATAATTTCCAAAAAAGACTAA
- the Mtrf1l gene encoding peptide chain release factor 1-like, mitochondrial isoform X3, with the protein MRCRLLWGAARCLRAGRSPGPPRRALSCGSPQLEELFARGGPLRTFLDRPEAQFPGRGPELVAAARLLSERERELRETEALLRDENEDLRKLAENEIALCQKEISQLKHQIVLLLVPSEETDENDLILEVTAGVGGQEAMLFTAEMFDMYQQYASFKRWHFEILEYFQSEIGGLRHASASIGGPDAYKHMKYEGGVHRVQRVPKTEKQGRIHTSTMTVAILPQPTEVWVCKKPREGML; encoded by the exons ATGCGTTGCCGGCTTCTGTGGGGCGCTGCCCGGTGTCTGCGCGCCGGCCGgtcgcccggcccgccccgccgggcCCTCAGCTGCGGCAGTCCGCAGCTGGAGGAGTTGTTCGCCCGCGGCGGGCCCTTGAGGACCTTCCTGGATCGCCCGGAAGCCCAGTTCCCGGGCCGGGGGCCCGAGTTGGTGGCTGCGGCCCGGCTCCTGAGCGAGAGAGAGCGGGAGCTGCGCGAGACCGAGGCCCTGCTGCGCG ATGAGAATGAAGATCTACGGAAACTTGCGGAAAATGAAATAGCTTTGTGTCAAAAGGAAATAAGTCAGTTGAAGCACCAG ATTGTCTTACTTTTGGTTCCCTCAGAAGAAACAGATGAAAATGATCTGATCCTGGAGGTAACTGCAGGAGTTGGGGGTCAGGAGGCAATGTTGTTTACCGCAGAGATGTTTGATATGTATCAGCAATATGCTTCATTTAAAAGATGGCATTTTGAAATCCTGGAATACTTTCAAAGTGAAATAG GTGGCCTTAGACATGCGTCTGCCAGCATTGGGGGACCAGACGCCTATAAACACATGAAGTATGAAGGAGGGGTGCACAGAGTACAACGAGTGCCAAAAACTGAGAAGCAAGGCCGCATCCATACCAGCACCATGACAGTGGCAATCTTGCCCCAACCTACTGAG gtctgGGTGTGTAAGAAGCCTAGAGAAGGAATGTTATAA
- the Mtrf1l gene encoding peptide chain release factor 1-like, mitochondrial isoform X4 encodes MRCRLLWGAARCLRAGRSPGPPRRALSCGSPQLEELFARGGPLRTFLDRPEAQFPGRGPELVAAARLLSERERELRETEALLRDENEDLRKLAENEIALCQKEISQLKHQIVLLLVPSEETDENDLILE; translated from the exons ATGCGTTGCCGGCTTCTGTGGGGCGCTGCCCGGTGTCTGCGCGCCGGCCGgtcgcccggcccgccccgccgggcCCTCAGCTGCGGCAGTCCGCAGCTGGAGGAGTTGTTCGCCCGCGGCGGGCCCTTGAGGACCTTCCTGGATCGCCCGGAAGCCCAGTTCCCGGGCCGGGGGCCCGAGTTGGTGGCTGCGGCCCGGCTCCTGAGCGAGAGAGAGCGGGAGCTGCGCGAGACCGAGGCCCTGCTGCGCG ATGAGAATGAAGATCTACGGAAACTTGCGGAAAATGAAATAGCTTTGTGTCAAAAGGAAATAAGTCAGTTGAAGCACCAG ATTGTCTTACTTTTGGTTCCCTCAGAAGAAACAGATGAAAATGATCTGATCCTGGAG TGA
- the Mtrf1l gene encoding peptide chain release factor 1-like, mitochondrial isoform X5 — MRCRLLWGAARCLRAGRSPGPPRRALSCGSPQLEELFARGGPLRTFLDRPEAQFPGRGPELVAAARLLSERERELRETEALLRDENEDLRKLAENEIALCQKEISQLKHQKKQMKMI, encoded by the exons ATGCGTTGCCGGCTTCTGTGGGGCGCTGCCCGGTGTCTGCGCGCCGGCCGgtcgcccggcccgccccgccgggcCCTCAGCTGCGGCAGTCCGCAGCTGGAGGAGTTGTTCGCCCGCGGCGGGCCCTTGAGGACCTTCCTGGATCGCCCGGAAGCCCAGTTCCCGGGCCGGGGGCCCGAGTTGGTGGCTGCGGCCCGGCTCCTGAGCGAGAGAGAGCGGGAGCTGCGCGAGACCGAGGCCCTGCTGCGCG ATGAGAATGAAGATCTACGGAAACTTGCGGAAAATGAAATAGCTTTGTGTCAAAAGGAAATAAGTCAGTTGAAGCACCAG AAGAAACAGATGAAAATGATCTGA